The Catenuloplanes niger genome includes a window with the following:
- a CDS encoding DUF4097 family beta strand repeat-containing protein has translation MATWTVEEPAKITCDEGVRRLEVSLLAGRLTVIGADGPARIEVSKVGGRALRVDLEGGVLRVRQEEVGAWFGLLSWIMQLAKRIAVDVSIAVPPSSHVALGLISGRVIASGLCERTDVDVTAGSITLMGVGGRTRVNLVSGPVEAVGVAGELIMDSVSGELILADSPATRVRGTTVSGSITCDLDGAAGSDIRLDTTSGSITARVPADSDLAIDLHATAGQVTSAFPELAAGHSVIGGSTINGRLGRGEGRLSASAIAGSIALLSRPAVTDEDDRPGDEPAAAGPTRRDPAEGSA, from the coding sequence ATGGCGACGTGGACGGTCGAGGAACCCGCGAAGATCACCTGTGATGAGGGTGTGCGCCGTCTGGAGGTGAGCCTGCTGGCCGGCCGATTGACGGTGATCGGTGCGGACGGGCCCGCGCGGATCGAGGTGTCGAAGGTCGGCGGCCGTGCACTCCGGGTCGATCTGGAGGGTGGCGTGCTGCGCGTGCGGCAGGAGGAGGTCGGCGCCTGGTTCGGGCTACTCTCGTGGATCATGCAGCTGGCCAAGCGGATCGCGGTCGACGTGTCGATTGCCGTGCCGCCCTCGTCCCACGTCGCCCTCGGGCTGATCTCCGGCCGGGTGATCGCCTCCGGCCTGTGCGAACGTACCGACGTGGACGTCACCGCTGGCAGCATCACGCTGATGGGCGTCGGCGGGCGGACCCGGGTGAACCTCGTCTCCGGTCCGGTCGAGGCGGTGGGCGTGGCCGGTGAACTGATCATGGATTCGGTCTCCGGCGAGCTGATCCTGGCGGACAGCCCGGCGACCCGGGTGCGCGGCACCACCGTGTCCGGCAGCATCACCTGTGACCTCGACGGTGCGGCCGGCAGTGACATCCGGCTGGACACCACGTCCGGCAGCATCACCGCGCGGGTGCCGGCAGACAGCGACCTCGCGATCGACCTGCACGCCACGGCCGGCCAGGTGACCAGCGCGTTCCCGGAGCTGGCGGCGGGGCACAGCGTGATCGGCGGCAGCACAATCAACGGGCGGCTCGGCCGCGGTGAGGGGCGGCTGAGCGCCTCCGCGATCGCCGGGAGCATCGCGTTGCTGTCCCGCCCCGCCGTGACGGACGAGGACGACCGCCCGGGTGACGAGCCCGCAGCCGCCGGGCCGACGCGCCGGGACCCGGCCGAGGGGTCGGCATGA
- a CDS encoding TIGR03086 family metal-binding protein has product MNDPQRRSSVRDTAGPVKDRADTNPRPPDEPPPEEIPPEAASAETPVRWRELLADAHAALRVVVKGVPVGGWDLPTPCTEWTVGQVLRHTAGNQARFAAAITGGRWPPDDPYAPGHSPPADPLRITTESVALARSAFTTVPDSAIAVPTPLPAGPLPPWIAAGACALDAAIHAWDIAVATRQPSPLTPEIAYALLLISTEFVEQVRPYGAFAAPFDPIEEARALGSAYTGELPDDDASSVLRYLGRNPAWNP; this is encoded by the coding sequence ATGAACGACCCGCAAAGACGCTCATCCGTACGGGACACCGCCGGGCCGGTGAAGGACCGAGCCGACACGAATCCCCGCCCGCCCGACGAGCCGCCCCCCGAGGAGATACCGCCCGAGGCCGCGTCGGCGGAGACCCCGGTCCGCTGGCGGGAACTGCTGGCGGACGCTCACGCCGCGCTCCGCGTTGTGGTCAAGGGGGTGCCCGTGGGCGGCTGGGACCTGCCGACGCCCTGCACCGAGTGGACCGTCGGCCAGGTTCTCCGGCACACGGCCGGCAATCAGGCGCGGTTCGCCGCCGCCATCACCGGAGGGCGCTGGCCGCCCGATGATCCCTACGCGCCGGGCCACTCGCCCCCGGCCGACCCGCTGCGGATCACCACGGAGTCCGTCGCGCTGGCCCGCTCCGCGTTCACCACCGTGCCCGACTCCGCGATCGCTGTGCCGACGCCGCTGCCGGCCGGCCCGCTCCCGCCGTGGATCGCGGCCGGCGCCTGTGCGCTCGACGCCGCGATCCATGCCTGGGACATCGCGGTCGCCACCCGGCAGCCGTCACCACTCACCCCGGAGATCGCCTATGCGCTGCTCCTGATCTCGACCGAGTTCGTCGAGCAGGTCCGTCCCTACGGCGCGTTCGCCGCCCCCTTCGACCCGATCGAGGAGGCCCGCGCGCTCGGCAGCGCCTACACCGGCGAGCTACCCGACGACGACGCCTCCTCCGTGCTTCGCTACCTGGGCCGCAACCCGGCCTGGAACCCTTGA
- a CDS encoding lysophospholipid acyltransferase family protein, which produces MDTVDPSGVLPGPAVVPPWRPSLPAPLAQPRSNCDSGCLPVPGFHRRVSTLRQAVRAVALVAALTGGLALLPLLPFLTGSGRHAAGRWWARAVLAAAGVRLVVRGAGTVPRRRALLVANHNSWLDTVALLAVSPARMTAKHDIRHWPVIGVLATLVGTIFIDRRHPRMLPATVGRIADALRADNLVAVFPAGTTGCGVAGGPGHRADNSLTGRWRPAVFQAAVDTGAVVVPIRLSYREGPNGPDSTVATFLSAESLFACAFRVIAIRDLTAVVTVEPALHPDLDANRRVLARAAEGVARPYRRPAPVPAPITVPTPTRFPVPAAVPVPAAVPVPVPAAVPISAGAAASAGVSAAVPVSVLASDPAAVPASAAVPASAVGSASAGASASASAAASASAPVQERLPLAA; this is translated from the coding sequence ATGGACACCGTTGACCCGTCGGGCGTCCTTCCCGGACCGGCCGTCGTGCCGCCCTGGCGCCCTTCGCTGCCCGCCCCGCTCGCTCAGCCCCGGTCCAACTGCGACAGCGGCTGTCTGCCCGTCCCGGGCTTCCACCGGCGCGTCTCCACCCTTCGTCAGGCCGTCCGCGCCGTGGCGCTGGTCGCCGCCCTGACCGGTGGTCTCGCACTCCTGCCACTCCTTCCGTTCCTGACCGGTTCCGGCCGGCACGCTGCCGGCCGCTGGTGGGCCCGCGCGGTGCTCGCCGCCGCCGGCGTCCGCCTCGTCGTGCGCGGTGCCGGCACCGTGCCCCGCCGCCGGGCACTCCTCGTCGCCAACCACAACTCCTGGCTGGACACGGTCGCGCTGCTGGCCGTCTCCCCGGCCCGGATGACCGCCAAGCACGACATCCGCCACTGGCCGGTGATCGGCGTGCTGGCCACGCTGGTCGGCACGATCTTCATCGACCGCCGGCACCCCAGGATGCTGCCCGCCACCGTCGGCCGGATCGCCGACGCACTGCGCGCGGACAACCTGGTCGCCGTCTTCCCGGCCGGCACCACCGGCTGCGGTGTCGCCGGCGGCCCCGGCCACCGCGCCGACAACTCACTCACCGGCCGCTGGCGCCCGGCGGTGTTCCAGGCCGCCGTCGACACCGGCGCCGTCGTCGTGCCGATCCGGCTCAGCTACCGCGAGGGCCCGAACGGCCCGGACAGCACCGTCGCCACCTTCCTCTCCGCCGAAAGCCTCTTCGCCTGCGCCTTCCGCGTCATCGCGATCCGCGACCTGACCGCCGTGGTCACGGTCGAGCCGGCGCTGCACCCCGACCTCGACGCGAACCGCCGGGTCCTGGCCCGCGCCGCGGAGGGCGTCGCCCGCCCCTACCGCCGCCCGGCCCCGGTCCCGGCTCCCATCACGGTCCCGACTCCCACCCGGTTCCCGGTTCCGGCCGCGGTTCCGGTTCCGGCCGCGGTTCCGGTTCCGGTTCCGGCTGCGGTTCCGATTTCGGCCGGGGCTGCGGCGTCAGCCGGCGTTTCTGCCGCGGTTCCGGTGTCAGTTCTGGCGTCGGATCCGGCTGCGGTTCCGGCGTCGGCCGCCGTTCCGGCGTCCGCCGTGGGTTCGGCGTCCGCCGGGGCCTCGGCTTCCGCGTCGGCTGCGGCTTCCGCGTCCGCACCGGTTCAGGAACGCCTGCCGCTGGCAGCCTGA
- a CDS encoding PadR family transcriptional regulator, which yields MTAVFSHGRLRLYLLKLLDDGPKHGYEFIRLLENRFLGLYAPSAGTIYPRLARLEAEGLVTHVAAGARKTYEITEAGREELRERVDELQALEAEISASISDLSSLAGQIQSQVQGSVRDLKRELRDATRQPRRTQQPTSRWTPPAPPFQGWPGREQPVPGTTAGAPGTPGGSGVPGGPGAPGDPTAPAAPTAPGAPGAPGGPTAPGGPSAPGGSSAPGGSSAPGGSSAPGGSRAPGGSRAPGGSRAPDGSRAPGGPSAPGGPGVRDGASAPGGPGAPSGPGMPGGRRVPGVPGGGRSGLGMPGGGGAGTPPLTMPSGIRIIFDNGYPGHPEPPAPETVPGRSAGAAGPARAQHAADAEGAPGTEPGGTGRAGARERGELEEALGIFVDEAQAMIEGVRATEDQVREIGEVLDATLTRIRRLLRT from the coding sequence ATGACGGCCGTCTTCAGTCACGGGCGCCTCCGCCTCTACCTGCTCAAACTGCTTGATGACGGCCCCAAGCACGGGTACGAGTTCATCCGCCTGCTGGAGAACCGCTTCCTCGGGCTCTACGCGCCGAGCGCCGGCACGATCTATCCGCGGCTGGCGCGGCTGGAGGCGGAAGGGCTGGTGACGCACGTCGCGGCGGGTGCCCGCAAGACATACGAGATCACCGAAGCCGGTCGGGAGGAGCTGCGCGAGCGGGTCGACGAGCTGCAGGCGCTGGAGGCCGAGATCTCCGCGTCGATCAGCGACCTGAGCAGCCTGGCCGGTCAGATCCAGTCGCAGGTGCAGGGCTCGGTCCGCGACCTCAAGCGCGAGCTGCGGGACGCGACCCGGCAGCCCCGCCGCACCCAGCAGCCCACCTCGCGCTGGACCCCGCCCGCGCCGCCGTTCCAGGGCTGGCCCGGCCGGGAGCAGCCGGTCCCCGGCACCACCGCCGGAGCCCCGGGCACACCCGGTGGTTCGGGTGTGCCCGGCGGTCCAGGTGCACCGGGTGACCCGACGGCACCCGCTGCCCCGACCGCACCCGGTGCGCCTGGTGCGCCCGGCGGCCCGACCGCGCCCGGCGGCCCAAGTGCCCCAGGCGGTTCGAGTGCCCCGGGCGGTTCGAGTGCCCCGGGCGGTTCGAGTGCCCCGGGCGGTTCGAGGGCCCCGGGCGGTTCGAGGGCGCCGGGCGGTTCGAGGGCACCGGACGGTTCGAGGGCACCGGGCGGGCCGAGTGCACCCGGCGGTCCGGGTGTGCGAGACGGCGCCAGCGCACCGGGCGGTCCGGGGGCGCCTAGCGGTCCTGGGATGCCCGGCGGCCGAAGGGTGCCCGGCGTGCCGGGTGGTGGGCGGTCCGGGTTGGGTATGCCCGGAGGCGGGGGAGCGGGGACACCGCCGCTGACCATGCCCAGCGGCATCCGGATCATCTTCGACAACGGTTATCCGGGCCATCCCGAGCCACCCGCACCGGAGACGGTGCCCGGCAGGTCGGCCGGGGCCGCCGGGCCGGCCCGCGCCCAGCACGCGGCCGACGCCGAAGGTGCGCCCGGCACGGAGCCCGGTGGCACGGGCCGGGCCGGGGCGAGGGAGCGTGGCGAGCTGGAGGAGGCGCTGGGCATCTTCGTCGACGAGGCGCAGGCCATGATCGAGGGCGTGCGGGCGACCGAGGACCAGGTCCGGGAGATCGGCGAGGTGCTGGACGCGACGTTGACCCGGATCCGCCGGCTGCTCCGCACCTGA
- a CDS encoding response regulator transcription factor codes for MAATQTEARLLVVEDDPNILELLSASLRFAGFDVATAVSGSAAVAAARDRRPDLVVLDVMLPDLDGFEVIKLMREGGTRTPVVFLTARDATDDKIRGLTLGGDDYVTKPFSLEELTARIRAVLRRTSATAEESSRLTFADLELDEETHEVYRAGNRVQLSPTEFKLLRYLMLNANRVLSKAQILDHVWNYDFRGDDNIVESYISYLRRKVDTTQPRLIHTLRGVGYVLRKPAQ; via the coding sequence ATGGCCGCAACACAGACTGAGGCACGACTGCTCGTCGTCGAGGACGACCCGAACATCCTGGAGCTGCTGTCGGCCAGCCTGCGTTTCGCGGGCTTCGACGTCGCGACCGCGGTGAGCGGCAGCGCGGCGGTGGCGGCGGCCCGGGACCGGCGTCCCGACCTGGTCGTGCTCGACGTGATGCTGCCGGACCTGGACGGTTTCGAGGTCATCAAGCTGATGCGGGAGGGCGGCACCCGCACGCCGGTTGTCTTCCTGACCGCGCGGGACGCGACGGACGACAAGATCCGCGGGCTCACGCTGGGTGGCGACGACTACGTGACGAAGCCGTTCAGTCTGGAGGAGCTGACCGCGCGCATCCGTGCGGTGCTGCGCCGGACCAGTGCGACGGCCGAGGAGAGTTCCCGGCTGACGTTCGCCGACCTGGAGCTGGACGAGGAGACGCACGAGGTCTACCGGGCCGGAAACCGGGTGCAGCTGTCGCCGACCGAGTTCAAGCTGCTGCGCTACCTGATGCTGAACGCGAACCGGGTGCTCTCCAAGGCGCAGATCCTCGATCACGTGTGGAACTACGATTTCCGCGGCGACGACAACATCGTCGAGTCGTACATCTCCTACCTGCGGCGCAAGGTCGACACCACGCAGCCCCGGCTGATCCACACGCTGCGCGGCGTCGGCTACGTGCTCCGCAAGCCCGCGCAGTAG
- a CDS encoding multifunctional oxoglutarate decarboxylase/oxoglutarate dehydrogenase thiamine pyrophosphate-binding subunit/dihydrolipoyllysine-residue succinyltransferase subunit — protein MSTQQTSQDNPLAGFGPNEWIVEEMYQRYLADPTSVDSAWHDFFADYKPTADAGSIATPTEATAAAGASSAARAGTDAPAAGKDAAKAAAPAKPAAKPQPKPAAAPAPAAKAKPKKEPVKVTPGTAPLRGIAAKIVQNMEASLAVPTATSVRAVPAKLLVDNRIVINNHLARGRGGKVSFTHLIGYALVKALALHPEMNNHYVETNGKPTIVTPEHVNLGIAIDLAKPDGSRSLVVPSVKGCENLDFRGFWQAYEEIVRRARRNELTMEDHSGATVSLTNPGGIGTVHSMPRLTVGQGAIIGVGAMEYPAPYAGMSDETLTDLGVSKVITLTSTYDHRIIQGAQSGEFLKVMHELLLGEHGFYDEIFTALRVPYEPVRWVRDVARTSEGQIDKAARVVELIHAYRVRGHLMADTDPLEFEIRRHPDLDVLEHGLTLWDLDRTFPVGGFAGKQKMKLRDVLGVLRDSYCRRVGIEYMHIMDPEERRWIQDRIEIKYEKPSPEEQKHILNRLNAAEAFETFLQTKFVGQKRFSLEGGESLIPLLDEVLQASAESQLDEVVIGMAHRGRLNVLANIVGKPYEKIFSEFEGHLDPKSAHGSGDVKYHLGMTGKFTTPDGEYGTTVSVTANPSHLEAVDPVLEGIVRAKQDRLNLGLEGYTVLPLMVHGDAAFAGQGVVAETLNLSQLRGYRTGGTVHVVVNNQVGFTTAPEYSRSSLYSTDVARMIQAPIFHVNGDDPEAVVRVARLAFEYRQTFNKDVVIDLVCYRRRGHNEGDDPSMTNPLMYAIIDNKRSVRKAYTEELIGRGDITVADAEEQLRDYQGQLEQVFKATRDANTSSSGRRARAAVPEPEPVVETAIDAETVARIGQAHIELPEGFTPHKRVQQLLDRRAKMAREGNIDWGFGEIIAFGSLLNQGVTVRLSGQDSRRGTFVQRHAAVVDGRTGADFLPISQLAAGQARFFAHDSLLSEYAAMGFEYGYSVENTEALVLWEAQFGDFANGAQSIADEFISSGEVKWGQQSAVTLLLPHGHEGQGPDHTSGRPERWLQLAAEDNIRVANPTTPANHFHLLRRQALSPKRKPLIVFTPKSLLRHKLCVSSVADFTNGTFQTVIGDAGIPDASAVKRVLFCSGKVYYDLFQARAERKITDTAIVRMEQLYPLPVEELKAELAKYPNAEDFAWVQEEPANQGAWSFIALNLLEHLDGLRLRRISRPAAAAPAVGSAKLHEAEQAALIEASLPRP, from the coding sequence GTGTCGACCCAGCAAACTTCGCAGGACAATCCTCTGGCGGGCTTCGGCCCCAATGAGTGGATCGTCGAAGAGATGTACCAGCGGTACCTCGCCGATCCGACGAGCGTGGATTCCGCGTGGCACGACTTCTTCGCTGATTACAAGCCGACGGCGGATGCTGGTTCGATCGCGACGCCGACGGAGGCCACCGCGGCCGCCGGAGCCTCGTCGGCCGCCCGCGCCGGCACCGACGCACCCGCGGCCGGGAAGGACGCGGCCAAGGCCGCCGCCCCGGCCAAGCCGGCCGCGAAGCCGCAGCCGAAGCCCGCCGCCGCACCGGCACCCGCGGCGAAGGCGAAGCCGAAGAAGGAGCCGGTCAAGGTCACGCCCGGCACCGCACCGCTGCGCGGCATCGCCGCCAAGATCGTGCAGAACATGGAGGCGTCGCTGGCGGTCCCGACCGCCACCAGCGTCCGCGCGGTCCCGGCGAAGCTGCTGGTGGACAACCGCATCGTGATCAACAACCACCTCGCGCGCGGCCGGGGCGGCAAGGTCAGCTTCACGCACCTGATCGGCTACGCGCTGGTCAAGGCGCTGGCGCTGCACCCGGAGATGAACAACCACTACGTCGAGACCAACGGCAAGCCCACGATCGTCACGCCGGAGCACGTCAACCTCGGCATCGCGATCGACCTGGCCAAGCCGGACGGCTCCCGTTCGCTGGTGGTGCCGAGCGTCAAGGGCTGCGAGAACCTGGACTTCCGCGGCTTCTGGCAGGCCTACGAGGAGATCGTCCGTCGCGCCCGCCGCAACGAGCTGACGATGGAGGACCACTCCGGCGCCACCGTCTCGCTGACCAACCCGGGCGGCATCGGCACCGTGCACTCCATGCCGCGGCTGACCGTGGGCCAGGGCGCGATCATCGGCGTCGGCGCGATGGAGTACCCCGCGCCGTACGCCGGAATGTCCGATGAGACCCTCACCGACCTGGGCGTCAGCAAGGTCATCACGCTGACCAGCACCTACGACCACCGGATCATCCAGGGTGCGCAGTCCGGCGAGTTCCTCAAGGTCATGCACGAGCTGCTGCTCGGTGAGCACGGCTTCTACGACGAGATCTTCACGGCACTGCGCGTGCCGTACGAGCCGGTCCGCTGGGTCCGCGACGTCGCCCGCACGTCCGAGGGCCAGATCGACAAGGCCGCGCGCGTCGTCGAGCTGATCCACGCGTACCGGGTGCGCGGTCACCTGATGGCGGACACCGATCCGCTGGAGTTCGAGATCCGCCGGCACCCGGACCTCGACGTGCTGGAGCACGGCCTGACGCTGTGGGACCTGGACCGCACGTTCCCGGTCGGCGGCTTCGCGGGCAAGCAGAAGATGAAGCTCCGCGACGTGCTGGGCGTGCTGCGCGACTCGTACTGCCGCCGCGTCGGCATCGAGTACATGCACATCATGGACCCGGAGGAGCGCCGCTGGATCCAGGACCGCATCGAGATCAAGTACGAGAAGCCGTCGCCGGAGGAGCAGAAGCACATCCTCAACCGGCTGAACGCGGCCGAGGCGTTCGAGACGTTCCTGCAGACGAAGTTCGTCGGTCAGAAGCGGTTCTCGCTGGAGGGCGGCGAGTCGCTGATCCCGCTGCTCGACGAGGTCCTGCAGGCCTCCGCGGAGAGCCAGCTGGACGAGGTCGTGATCGGCATGGCCCACCGCGGCCGGCTGAACGTGCTGGCCAACATCGTCGGCAAGCCGTACGAGAAGATCTTCTCCGAGTTCGAGGGCCACCTCGACCCGAAGTCGGCGCACGGCTCCGGCGACGTGAAGTACCACCTGGGCATGACCGGCAAGTTCACCACGCCGGACGGCGAGTACGGCACCACGGTCAGCGTCACGGCGAACCCGTCGCACCTGGAGGCCGTCGACCCGGTCCTGGAGGGCATCGTCCGCGCCAAGCAGGACCGGCTCAACCTCGGCCTGGAGGGCTACACGGTCCTGCCGCTGATGGTGCACGGCGACGCCGCGTTCGCCGGCCAGGGCGTGGTCGCGGAGACGCTGAACCTCTCCCAGCTGCGCGGTTACCGTACCGGTGGCACCGTGCACGTGGTCGTCAACAACCAGGTCGGCTTCACCACCGCGCCGGAGTACAGCCGGTCCTCGCTCTACAGCACGGACGTGGCCCGGATGATCCAGGCCCCGATCTTCCACGTGAACGGCGACGACCCCGAGGCCGTGGTCCGGGTCGCGCGGCTGGCCTTCGAGTACCGCCAGACGTTCAACAAGGACGTGGTGATCGACCTGGTCTGCTACCGGCGCCGCGGTCACAACGAGGGCGACGACCCGTCGATGACCAACCCGCTGATGTACGCGATCATCGACAACAAGCGCAGCGTCCGGAAGGCGTACACCGAGGAGCTGATCGGTCGCGGCGACATCACGGTCGCGGACGCGGAGGAGCAGCTGCGCGACTACCAGGGCCAGCTGGAGCAGGTCTTCAAGGCCACCCGCGACGCGAACACGTCGTCGTCCGGCCGGCGGGCCCGGGCCGCCGTGCCGGAGCCGGAGCCGGTGGTGGAGACCGCGATCGACGCGGAGACCGTGGCCCGGATCGGTCAGGCGCACATCGAGCTGCCGGAGGGCTTCACGCCGCACAAGCGGGTCCAGCAGCTGCTCGACCGCCGCGCGAAGATGGCCCGCGAGGGCAACATCGACTGGGGCTTCGGCGAGATCATCGCGTTCGGCTCGCTGCTCAACCAGGGCGTGACGGTGCGTCTCTCCGGCCAGGACTCGCGGCGCGGCACGTTCGTGCAGCGGCACGCGGCCGTGGTCGACGGCCGCACCGGCGCGGACTTCCTGCCGATCAGCCAGCTCGCGGCCGGTCAGGCGCGGTTCTTCGCGCACGACTCGCTGCTGTCGGAGTACGCGGCGATGGGCTTCGAGTACGGCTACTCGGTGGAGAACACCGAGGCGCTGGTCCTCTGGGAGGCCCAGTTCGGTGACTTCGCGAACGGCGCCCAGTCGATCGCGGACGAGTTCATCTCGTCCGGTGAGGTCAAGTGGGGTCAGCAGTCCGCGGTGACGCTGCTGCTGCCGCACGGCCACGAGGGTCAGGGCCCGGACCACACGTCCGGCCGCCCGGAGCGCTGGCTGCAGCTCGCCGCGGAGGACAACATCCGGGTGGCGAACCCGACCACCCCGGCGAACCACTTCCACCTGCTGCGCCGCCAGGCGCTGTCGCCGAAGCGGAAGCCGCTGATCGTCTTCACGCCGAAGTCGCTGCTGCGCCACAAGCTGTGCGTGTCGTCCGTCGCGGACTTCACCAACGGCACGTTCCAGACCGTGATCGGCGACGCCGGCATCCCGGACGCGTCGGCCGTGAAGCGCGTGCTGTTCTGCAGCGGCAAGGTCTACTACGACCTGTTCCAGGCGCGGGCGGAGCGGAAGATCACCGACACGGCCATCGTCCGGATGGAGCAGCTCTACCCGCTGCCCGTCGAGGAGCTGAAGGCCGAGCTGGCGAAGTACCCGAACGCGGAGGACTTCGCCTGGGTCCAGGAGGAGCCGGCCAACCAGGGCGCGTGGAGCTTCATCGCGCTCAACCTGCTGGAGCACCTCGACGGGCTGCGTCTGCGCCGCATCTCCCGCCCGGCCGCGGCCGCGCCGGCGGTCGGCTCGGCGAAGCTGCACGAGGCCGAGCAGGCCGCGCTCATCGAGGCGTCCCTGCCCCGCCCGTAG
- a CDS encoding TetR/AcrR family transcriptional regulator: MTDESSRGLSGRRGHARRNDEVILTAARDVFVHDPGAPISAVAGRAGVGISALYRRYAGKEDLLRQLCLSGLHRFVLEAERAVAEPDGWAALAGFLERVVDADVHSLTVRLAGSFTPTAELVEVATRADELAASLVQRAQASGRLRADVTSEDLALVLEGCAAIRVADAVRTIQLRRRHLALLIQGLAGQDGPPLPGPAPRPGELNRWRPEG, translated from the coding sequence GTGACGGACGAATCCAGCCGCGGGCTCTCCGGCCGGCGCGGGCACGCCAGGCGCAACGACGAGGTGATCCTCACCGCGGCGCGGGACGTGTTCGTGCACGACCCGGGCGCGCCGATCTCCGCGGTCGCCGGCCGGGCGGGCGTGGGCATCAGCGCGCTCTACCGGCGCTACGCCGGTAAGGAGGACCTGCTGCGGCAGCTGTGCCTCAGCGGTCTGCACCGCTTCGTCCTGGAGGCGGAGCGGGCCGTGGCGGAGCCGGACGGCTGGGCGGCGCTGGCCGGATTCCTGGAGCGGGTGGTCGACGCCGACGTGCATTCGCTGACGGTGCGACTGGCCGGCTCCTTCACGCCGACGGCGGAGCTGGTGGAGGTTGCGACGAGGGCTGACGAGCTGGCCGCGTCGCTCGTGCAGCGCGCGCAGGCGAGCGGACGGCTCCGGGCCGACGTGACCTCGGAGGACCTGGCGCTGGTGCTGGAGGGTTGCGCCGCGATCCGCGTGGCCGACGCCGTCCGGACCATCCAGCTCCGGCGCCGGCACCTCGCGCTGCTGATCCAGGGCTTGGCCGGCCAGGACGGCCCGCCGCTGCCCGGCCCCGCCCCGCGGCCGGGAGAGCTGAACCGCTGGCGACCGGAGGGCTGA